The Paenibacillus sp. RUD330 genome has a segment encoding these proteins:
- a CDS encoding class I SAM-dependent methyltransferase — protein MIVTTTDQPSGAMLDDAARLAEELGARLVSRRGRTLGQLTAHYGDKELLVATSMQLRFYGGPDEPPFYFHPSMAYVRVKRLRKGEPDPLVELAGCRPGDSVLDCTAGLAGDSIVFSYAAGPEGSVTALESEPVLHAVVREGLQRYETPLEDVNEAFRRIRPVLAGHADYLKSLPDDSFDIVYFDPMFRDPVQESSSIEPLRGLANHGALAAETVREAVRVARRTVLLKEKNNSPEFQRLGFERCPRKKTSAVGYGVIRID, from the coding sequence ATGATCGTCACGACGACGGATCAGCCGAGCGGAGCCATGCTTGACGATGCCGCCCGCCTTGCGGAGGAGCTGGGCGCGCGGCTCGTCAGCCGCAGAGGACGCACGCTCGGCCAATTGACGGCCCATTACGGCGACAAGGAGCTGCTGGTCGCCACGAGCATGCAGCTCCGTTTTTACGGCGGCCCCGATGAGCCGCCCTTTTATTTCCATCCCAGCATGGCCTACGTCCGCGTAAAGCGGCTGCGCAAGGGAGAGCCCGATCCGCTGGTGGAGCTGGCCGGCTGCCGTCCGGGAGACAGCGTCCTGGACTGCACGGCCGGACTTGCCGGCGATTCCATCGTGTTCTCCTACGCGGCCGGACCGGAAGGAAGCGTGACGGCGCTGGAGAGCGAGCCGGTGCTGCATGCCGTTGTCCGTGAGGGGCTTCAGCGTTATGAGACGCCTCTCGAGGACGTGAATGAAGCTTTCCGGCGCATCAGGCCGGTGCTCGCCGGCCATGCCGACTATTTGAAGTCGCTGCCGGACGACAGCTTCGACATCGTCTACTTCGATCCCATGTTCCGCGATCCGGTTCAGGAATCGAGCTCGATCGAGCCTCTGCGCGGCTTGGCGAACCACGGCGCGCTTGCGGCGGAGACCGTCCGCGAAGCTGTGCGGGTAGCGAGAAGAACGGTGCTGCTCAAGGAAAAAAACAACAGCCCGGAGTTTCAGCGGCTCGGCTTCGAGCGCTGTCCGAGGAAAAAGACATCCGCTGTCGGATACGGAGTGATTCGAATTGACTAA
- the mutL gene encoding DNA mismatch repair endonuclease MutL, with protein MGRIQVMDEHLANQIAAGEVVERPASVVKELVENAVDAGATSIDITIEEGGLSLIRVQDDGGGIEAEDMETAFQRHATSKLLDSRDLFRIASLGFRGEALPSIAAVARVDCTSAGSDSGLGRRIVMEGGRMTADEHAGAAQGTDMLVRDLFFNTPARLKYMKSIQTELGHISDYIYRIALAHPGIAFSLTHNGGNLLRTLGNGDRLQVIAAVYGTATAKAMLPLRGTHPDYELNGYISKPEMTRASRSAITTVVNGRYIRSFTVQQALLASYHTLLPINRFPIAVLEIGMHPGLVDVNVHPSKMEVRFSKEPELKAFLEETVKEALGGRRHIPGPESGRSERSGPLYRQEQLRFHQPEPDAGRSAGGAAAEPPLGLASAAREAAAGSAPAAWPAQARPAGSGRQGLSPGSAAAGPWRPAAAASGGPAVPPDAARRLYAPAAGMAADRAGAVREQAGGAYAAVPAPEGGTNAAVPAPAGVVPAPAGDEPAGLAGGASVPEPAVSGMAPYSQAGSAEPGGPDGPSESFPAAAGSLSDAPDGGTGFPELGWVGQMHGTYLIAQNEEGMYMIDQHAAHERINYEYYYRKFGEPGSESQVLLVPFTLEYTSADAQQLAGRLELLAEAGVEMEPFGPQSFLVRSHPHWFPKGEEQQLVEEMAEWVLREKRAVDIAKLREEAAIMCSCKASIKANDRLSREEGEALLARLAACAQPYTCPHGRPILVHISNYQLEKMFKRVMS; from the coding sequence ATGGGCAGAATTCAAGTGATGGACGAGCATTTGGCGAACCAGATCGCCGCTGGCGAAGTCGTCGAGCGGCCCGCGTCGGTCGTGAAGGAGCTGGTGGAGAACGCCGTCGATGCCGGAGCAACCTCCATCGACATCACGATCGAAGAGGGAGGACTCAGCCTGATCCGCGTCCAGGACGACGGCGGCGGCATCGAAGCGGAGGACATGGAGACGGCGTTCCAGCGGCATGCCACGAGCAAGCTGCTGGACAGCCGGGATCTGTTCCGCATCGCGAGCCTCGGCTTCCGCGGCGAGGCGCTGCCGAGCATCGCGGCTGTCGCCAGGGTCGACTGCACGTCGGCGGGAAGCGACAGCGGACTCGGCCGGCGCATCGTGATGGAAGGCGGGCGGATGACCGCCGACGAGCATGCCGGAGCCGCTCAAGGCACCGACATGCTCGTGCGCGATCTGTTTTTCAACACGCCCGCCAGGCTCAAGTACATGAAGAGCATCCAGACGGAGCTTGGACATATATCGGACTATATTTACCGCATCGCGCTCGCGCATCCCGGGATCGCCTTCTCGCTGACCCACAACGGCGGCAATCTGCTGCGGACGCTCGGCAACGGGGATCGGCTGCAGGTAATCGCGGCGGTCTACGGCACCGCTACGGCCAAGGCGATGCTGCCGCTGCGGGGAACGCATCCCGACTACGAGCTTAACGGCTACATCTCCAAGCCGGAGATGACGAGGGCGAGCCGGAGCGCAATCACGACCGTCGTCAACGGACGCTACATCCGCAGCTTCACCGTGCAGCAGGCTCTCCTGGCCTCCTACCATACGCTGCTGCCGATCAACCGGTTCCCGATCGCCGTCCTGGAGATTGGGATGCATCCCGGTCTCGTCGACGTCAACGTGCATCCTTCCAAGATGGAGGTGCGCTTCAGCAAGGAGCCGGAGCTGAAGGCGTTCCTGGAGGAGACGGTCAAGGAAGCGCTCGGCGGCAGGCGGCATATTCCGGGCCCGGAGTCCGGCCGCTCCGAGCGTTCCGGCCCGTTGTACCGCCAGGAGCAGCTGCGCTTCCATCAGCCGGAGCCGGATGCGGGACGCTCCGCCGGCGGCGCTGCGGCGGAACCGCCGCTTGGCCTGGCTTCCGCGGCGCGCGAGGCAGCCGCGGGCTCGGCGCCTGCGGCATGGCCCGCACAGGCCCGCCCTGCCGGCAGCGGGCGCCAGGGCCTGTCTCCGGGCAGCGCGGCGGCGGGGCCTTGGCGCCCGGCGGCGGCCGCCTCGGGCGGCCCCGCCGTTCCGCCTGACGCCGCTCGGCGGCTGTACGCGCCTGCCGCCGGCATGGCGGCAGACCGCGCCGGAGCCGTGCGGGAACAGGCAGGCGGAGCTTATGCCGCCGTTCCCGCTCCCGAAGGCGGAACCAATGCCGCCGTTCCCGCTCCTGCAGGCGTCGTTCCCGCTCCCGCAGGCGACGAGCCCGCTGGCCTTGCAGGCGGAGCTTCCGTCCCCGAGCCGGCGGTCAGCGGCATGGCTCCGTACTCTCAAGCCGGCTCTGCCGAACCCGGAGGTCCGGACGGTCCGTCCGAATCCTTCCCTGCAGCGGCGGGCAGCCTCTCCGATGCCCCCGATGGCGGAACGGGCTTCCCGGAGCTCGGCTGGGTCGGCCAGATGCACGGCACCTATCTGATCGCGCAAAACGAGGAAGGCATGTACATGATCGACCAGCATGCCGCCCATGAGCGGATCAATTACGAATACTACTACCGCAAGTTCGGCGAGCCGGGCAGCGAGAGCCAGGTCCTGCTCGTTCCCTTCACGCTCGAATATACAAGCGCCGACGCCCAGCAACTGGCCGGGAGGCTGGAGCTGCTGGCGGAAGCAGGCGTCGAGATGGAGCCCTTCGGGCCCCAATCGTTCCTCGTCCGCTCCCATCCTCATTGGTTCCCCAAGGGCGAGGAGCAGCAGCTCGTCGAGGAGATGGCGGAGTGGGTGCTGCGCGAGAAGCGGGCGGTGGACATCGCCAAGCTTAGGGAGGAAGCGGCCATCATGTGCTCCTGCAAAGCTTCCATCAAGGCGAACGACCGGCTCAGCCGCGAGGAAGGCGAAGCCCTTCTAGCCAGGCTGGCCGCCTGCGCTCAGCCCTATACTTGTCCGCACGGCAGGCCCATTCTGGTTCATATTTCCAACTATCAGCTAGAGAAAATGTTCAAACGGGTGATGTCATGA
- the qoxA gene encoding cytochrome aa3 quinol oxidase subunit II produces the protein MKNSHKWLWGLGIALAIAAVAIVVVWSGSLMVLDPKGPVAEIQKNLIWISVILCAVIIVPVLGIFAFIIVRYRDKPDNKAPYEPNWSHSTKLEAIWWGIPIVIVVLLGYFTVRDTYKLVKPPAETAHVAPVTIQVTSMDWKWLFQYPDQDIATINYINIPENTPIQFVLTSSAAMNSFWIPQLGGQTYAMPGMAMRMWLQADETGEYFGSGANFTGTDFAKMNFTVKSMSQDDFNDWVGKSQQETAKLDNAAYNKLSVKGTADIQTFGSMDPNLFNSIVIKNGGHHHPANGLDIRGAYPVKDGNNESSGSEPDAANQTSGLSQPEMNH, from the coding sequence ATGAAAAATTCACACAAGTGGCTATGGGGGCTCGGGATTGCCCTCGCCATAGCTGCTGTGGCCATCGTGGTGGTATGGTCCGGCAGCCTCATGGTGCTGGATCCGAAAGGTCCGGTCGCGGAGATTCAGAAAAACCTGATCTGGATTTCCGTCATTTTGTGCGCGGTCATTATCGTGCCTGTGCTCGGCATTTTTGCGTTCATTATCGTACGCTACCGCGATAAGCCGGACAACAAGGCGCCATACGAGCCGAACTGGTCTCACAGCACGAAGCTGGAGGCGATCTGGTGGGGGATCCCGATCGTCATCGTCGTGCTGCTGGGGTACTTCACGGTCCGCGACACGTACAAGCTGGTCAAGCCGCCGGCCGAAACCGCCCATGTGGCGCCGGTGACGATCCAGGTGACGTCGATGGACTGGAAATGGCTGTTCCAGTATCCGGATCAGGACATCGCCACGATCAACTACATCAACATTCCGGAGAACACTCCGATCCAGTTCGTTCTTACGTCCAGCGCGGCGATGAACTCCTTCTGGATTCCGCAGCTCGGCGGCCAGACGTACGCGATGCCGGGCATGGCGATGAGGATGTGGCTGCAGGCGGATGAAACGGGCGAGTACTTCGGCTCCGGAGCCAACTTCACCGGCACCGACTTCGCCAAGATGAACTTCACCGTGAAGTCGATGTCCCAGGACGACTTCAACGACTGGGTCGGCAAGTCTCAGCAGGAGACGGCGAAGCTGGACAACGCCGCCTACAACAAGCTTTCGGTCAAGGGAACGGCGGACATTCAGACCTTCGGCTCCATGGACCCGAACCTGTTCAACTCGATCGTCATCAAGAACGGCGGGCATCACCATCCGGCCAACGGCCTGGATATCCGCGGCGCCTATCCGGTGAAGGACGGCAACAACGAAAGCTCCGGCTCCGAGCCGGATGCAGCAAATCAGACATCGGGCCTATCGCAGCCCGAAATGAACCACTAG
- the miaA gene encoding tRNA (adenosine(37)-N6)-dimethylallyltransferase MiaA, with amino-acid sequence MTKQPLLVLVGPTAVGKTKLSLELAKAWNAEIISGDSMQVYRGMDIGTAKIPSDEMEGIPHHLIDVRNPDEPYSAADFQEACGRLIPEIAARGKLPFIVGGTGLYIESVCYGYQFSEAGSDEAFRAELQRLAEADGVDALHARLAAADPESAAKLHPNDVRRVIRALEIFHVTGETMSSQLAGQKKESPYELVVLGLQMDRAELYGRIEERIDLMMEAGLPEEVARLLEQGVPENAVAMQGLGYKELVPWLKGGTTKEEAVQLLKRDTRRFAKRQLSWFRHMKDIHWIDAGENFHNNLELIHAILAGKFAVDLEYTTNQSFLTGVTSNEQIH; translated from the coding sequence TTGACTAAACAGCCGCTTCTGGTTCTGGTCGGGCCGACGGCGGTCGGCAAGACGAAGCTGAGCCTGGAGCTTGCCAAGGCATGGAACGCGGAAATCATCTCGGGAGACTCCATGCAGGTATACCGGGGAATGGACATCGGCACGGCCAAGATTCCCAGCGATGAGATGGAGGGGATTCCCCATCATCTCATCGATGTCAGGAATCCGGACGAGCCGTACTCGGCTGCCGATTTCCAGGAAGCCTGCGGCCGCCTCATTCCGGAGATCGCAGCCCGCGGCAAGCTTCCCTTCATTGTCGGCGGCACCGGGCTCTACATCGAGTCGGTCTGCTACGGATACCAGTTCTCCGAGGCGGGATCGGACGAAGCCTTCCGGGCGGAGCTCCAGAGGCTCGCGGAAGCCGACGGCGTCGATGCCCTGCACGCCAGGCTGGCGGCCGCCGATCCCGAGTCCGCGGCCAAGCTGCATCCCAACGATGTGCGGAGAGTCATCCGCGCGCTTGAAATTTTCCATGTGACGGGGGAAACGATGAGCAGCCAGCTCGCCGGACAGAAAAAAGAGTCTCCCTACGAATTAGTTGTTCTGGGACTGCAAATGGACCGTGCGGAGCTGTACGGGAGAATCGAGGAGAGAATCGATCTCATGATGGAGGCCGGGCTGCCGGAGGAGGTCGCCCGCTTGCTGGAGCAAGGCGTGCCGGAGAACGCCGTGGCCATGCAGGGGCTGGGATACAAGGAGCTTGTTCCTTGGCTGAAAGGCGGGACGACGAAGGAGGAAGCCGTCCAGCTGCTCAAGCGGGATACGAGAAGATTCGCCAAGCGCCAGCTGAGCTGGTTCCGGCATATGAAGGACATTCATTGGATCGACGCCGGGGAAAATTTTCACAACAATTTGGAGCTTATCCATGCTATACTAGCAGGAAAGTTTGCAGTCGATCTTGAATATACCACTAACCAATCCTTTTTGACGGGGGTAACTTCCAATGAACAAATCCATTAA
- the hfq gene encoding RNA chaperone Hfq: MNKSINIQDTFLNQLRKDSIPVTVYLTNGFQIRGVIRAFDNFTIIIDSDGRQQMVYKHAISTFTPQRNVSLMQPQDSSSES; the protein is encoded by the coding sequence ATGAACAAATCCATTAATATTCAAGATACGTTCCTGAACCAGCTCCGCAAGGACAGCATCCCGGTCACGGTTTACCTCACCAACGGTTTCCAGATCCGCGGTGTCATCCGCGCCTTCGATAATTTCACGATCATCATCGATTCCGACGGACGCCAGCAAATGGTGTACAAGCATGCGATCTCGACGTTCACGCCTCAGCGCAACGTATCGCTCATGCAGCCGCAGGACAGCTCTTCGGAATCCTAG
- a CDS encoding penicillin-binding protein 1A, protein MPDQRKKGDHPAQPATKKGKRKKGRISRKRKWFYGLFFAGALAVVAGIVGYLLVILNGERILAANKDVLSLTEASVVYDSSNNKIASLASVNRQNAEFSELPQKLREAFIATEDKRFEEHSGIDMLGIGRALVKDVIARSAKEGASTITQQLARNLFLNQDKTFFRKATEASIAVALENQMTKDEILTMYLNRIYFGNGIYGVKLAAKYYFNSSLEDLKLWQMATLAAIPKAPSYYNPKDDIERSTQRRAVVLSLMNDQGYITQEEEDQAKAVVYKPPGEFNSGSDRNKFLTYVDYAVKEAMQVMDMSEDEIRLGGYKIYTSLNATAQQTIEDEFDDDSNFEKSPDEQKQQAAMVIMDHSDGSIKAMIGGRDYVRKGLNRVTVPRQPGSSFKPVTVYGPALETGDYTPGSILRDDKKCYGSYCPSDSNKNKYIGPVSMSQSIMESRNASAVWLLNEIGVGKGVSFSGKLGMPLDKDDRNLAIALGGLSHGVTPLQMATAYSAFANDGKSVDAHTIVKIVDHSQETRYQYAAAKPKQLMKEQTAAYMTELLQGVVGPGGTGRGAAIDRPLAGKTGTTQHGISGLKSSYNRDAWFVGYTPEWTAAVWMGYDKTDKEHLLKKSSSAAAALFSKVMTKAMKDVPKGSFGKAPSEPTPTPPAADAPEQVKNLTGSYDPNQMLVSLRWTPVEGDGISYRIYRKDSSQAEFSRALDSAAAGSADDMSVAPGMSYEYYVTAYNSESGLEGPPSARIAIEVPAVEISPSPTPSDDGWNDGSGEGNEGGNNGNGNGNGNGNGNGNGNNGNGNGNGNGNGNGNGNGNGNGNGNGQGGGQQGGEPTSQPTPTPTSTPADAGGTGSGDGAAGTSSAGDAAALPSVPAESTGP, encoded by the coding sequence ATGCCAGACCAGAGAAAAAAAGGGGATCATCCGGCGCAGCCGGCAACCAAGAAGGGCAAGAGGAAAAAAGGCCGGATCAGCCGCAAGCGGAAATGGTTCTACGGCCTGTTCTTCGCGGGAGCTCTCGCCGTCGTAGCCGGCATTGTCGGCTACCTGCTGGTCATCCTCAACGGCGAGCGGATCCTCGCCGCCAACAAGGATGTGCTCAGCCTGACGGAGGCTTCCGTCGTCTATGATTCCAGCAACAACAAGATCGCGAGCCTGGCCAGCGTCAATCGGCAGAACGCCGAGTTCTCGGAGCTTCCCCAGAAGCTTCGCGAGGCGTTCATCGCGACGGAAGACAAGCGCTTCGAGGAGCATTCCGGCATCGACATGCTCGGCATCGGGCGCGCGCTCGTCAAGGACGTCATCGCGCGGAGCGCGAAGGAAGGCGCGAGCACGATCACGCAGCAGCTGGCGCGCAACCTGTTCCTGAACCAGGACAAGACGTTTTTCCGCAAAGCGACGGAGGCTTCGATTGCCGTTGCCCTGGAAAACCAGATGACCAAGGACGAGATCCTTACGATGTACCTGAACCGGATCTACTTCGGCAACGGCATCTATGGCGTGAAGCTCGCCGCCAAATATTACTTCAACAGCAGCCTTGAAGACCTCAAGCTGTGGCAGATGGCTACTCTTGCCGCCATTCCGAAGGCGCCAAGCTATTATAATCCCAAGGATGACATCGAGCGCTCGACGCAGCGCCGGGCCGTCGTCCTCAGCTTGATGAACGACCAGGGCTACATTACGCAAGAGGAAGAGGACCAAGCCAAGGCGGTCGTCTACAAGCCGCCGGGCGAGTTCAACTCCGGCAGCGACCGCAACAAATTCCTGACCTATGTCGATTATGCGGTCAAGGAAGCGATGCAGGTCATGGATATGTCCGAGGATGAGATCCGCTTGGGCGGATACAAGATCTACACGTCGCTGAACGCGACGGCCCAGCAGACGATCGAGGACGAGTTCGACGACGACAGCAACTTCGAGAAAAGTCCGGACGAGCAGAAGCAGCAGGCGGCCATGGTCATCATGGACCATAGCGACGGCTCGATCAAGGCGATGATCGGCGGCCGGGATTATGTGCGCAAGGGGCTCAACCGCGTCACGGTTCCGCGGCAGCCGGGCTCTTCCTTCAAGCCGGTCACCGTATACGGCCCGGCGCTGGAGACAGGCGACTACACGCCGGGATCGATTCTGCGGGACGACAAGAAATGCTACGGCAGCTATTGTCCTTCCGATTCCAACAAAAACAAGTATATCGGTCCTGTCAGCATGAGCCAGTCCATCATGGAGTCGCGCAACGCCTCCGCCGTATGGCTGCTCAACGAAATTGGAGTCGGCAAGGGCGTAAGCTTCTCCGGCAAGCTCGGCATGCCGCTGGACAAGGACGACCGCAATCTGGCGATCGCGCTGGGAGGCCTGTCTCATGGCGTAACCCCGCTGCAGATGGCGACAGCGTACAGCGCATTCGCCAATGACGGCAAGTCGGTGGACGCCCATACGATCGTCAAGATCGTCGACCACTCCCAGGAGACGAGATACCAGTATGCCGCAGCGAAGCCCAAGCAGCTCATGAAGGAGCAGACGGCGGCTTACATGACGGAGCTCCTGCAGGGCGTCGTCGGTCCGGGCGGCACGGGCCGGGGTGCGGCCATCGACCGGCCGCTGGCAGGCAAGACCGGTACGACGCAGCATGGCATCAGCGGCCTGAAGTCCAGCTACAACCGCGACGCCTGGTTCGTCGGCTATACGCCGGAATGGACCGCCGCGGTATGGATGGGTTATGACAAGACCGACAAGGAGCATCTGCTCAAGAAGAGCAGCTCCGCAGCCGCGGCGCTGTTCTCGAAGGTCATGACCAAGGCGATGAAGGACGTGCCGAAAGGCTCGTTTGGTAAAGCCCCTTCGGAGCCGACTCCGACGCCGCCGGCAGCGGATGCGCCGGAACAGGTCAAAAATCTGACGGGCTCCTACGATCCGAACCAGATGCTCGTGTCGCTGCGCTGGACTCCTGTGGAAGGAGATGGGATCAGCTACAGGATCTACCGCAAGGATTCCTCCCAGGCGGAGTTCAGCCGCGCGCTTGATTCCGCCGCGGCGGGAAGCGCCGATGACATGAGCGTGGCGCCCGGCATGTCGTACGAATATTACGTAACGGCCTATAACAGCGAATCCGGCTTGGAAGGACCCCCTTCGGCCCGGATCGCGATTGAAGTTCCTGCGGTCGAGATCAGCCCTTCGCCGACTCCATCCGATGACGGCTGGAATGACGGGAGCGGGGAAGGGAACGAAGGCGGCAACAACGGAAACGGCAACGGAAACGGCAACGGCAACGGAAATGGGAACGGAAATAACGGCAACGGAAACGGCAATGGCAACGGAAACGGCAACGGCAATGGCAACGGAAACGGCAACGGCAATGGCAACGGCCAAGGAGGCGGACAGCAGGGAGGGGAGCCGACTTCCCAGCCGACCCCGACGCCGACTTCGACTCCGGCCGATGCCGGAGGGACGGGCAGCGGCGACGGAGCGGCCGGCACTTCATCCGCCGGCGATGCAGCCGCACTCCCTTCGGTTCCGGCTGAATCGACCGGACCTTAG
- a CDS encoding peptidylprolyl isomerase, with product MKKNLKALSVLLLGTAILAAGCGAKSAGNESSGAGTNTPASNASGNAGGSAAKSWSKKPDMAIDTSKTYQAVVTTTDGEFTIDLFAKDAPETVNSFVFLARQNFFDGIVFHRIIQDFMIQTGDPTGTGAGGPGYTIPDELDNGHAYKKGVVAMANTGQADTGGSQFFIGTGPSVEGLSQLPNYTIFGEISGGMDIVDKIAATPVEGNAQGESSKPTRTVSIQSVEIKES from the coding sequence ATGAAAAAGAACCTCAAAGCCCTGTCCGTCCTTCTGCTCGGCACCGCTATTCTTGCGGCTGGCTGCGGAGCGAAGTCTGCGGGCAACGAATCCTCTGGCGCAGGAACCAATACGCCGGCAAGCAACGCTTCGGGGAATGCCGGCGGATCGGCCGCCAAAAGCTGGAGCAAAAAGCCCGACATGGCGATCGACACCTCCAAAACCTATCAGGCGGTCGTCACCACGACGGATGGCGAATTCACGATCGACCTATTCGCGAAGGATGCGCCTGAAACGGTCAACAGCTTCGTCTTTCTGGCCCGGCAGAATTTTTTTGACGGCATCGTCTTCCACCGGATCATTCAGGACTTCATGATCCAGACGGGCGATCCGACGGGCACGGGGGCAGGCGGACCGGGCTATACGATACCGGATGAGCTGGACAACGGCCATGCCTACAAAAAGGGCGTCGTGGCGATGGCCAATACGGGACAAGCCGACACGGGAGGCAGCCAGTTCTTCATCGGCACGGGTCCAAGCGTCGAGGGCTTGAGCCAGCTCCCGAACTACACGATTTTCGGAGAGATTTCGGGCGGAATGGATATCGTGGACAAGATCGCCGCGACTCCCGTCGAGGGCAATGCCCAAGGCGAGTCCAGCAAGCCGACTCGAACGGTGAGCATCCAAAGCGTCGAAATCAAGGAAAGCTGA
- a CDS encoding cbb3-type cytochrome c oxidase subunit I: MLDSIKDFAADFFVTGDPLIYGADVSIALVSIAIVFVLTYFKKWKWLWREWLTTVDHKKIGIMYLIASLLMLFRGGVDALLMRTQLALPNVEFLQADHYNAIFTTHGTIMILFMAMPMMFALFNMVVPLQIGARDVAFPFLNALSFWLFLMGAMLLNVSFVIGGSPDAGWLSYPPLSELSGSPGVGQDFYIWGIQISGIGSLATGINFIVTILKMRAPGMKLMKMPLFSWSVLSACITILFAFPILTITLALLFLDRYFGAHFFTLDGGGMSMMYVNLIWMWGHPEVYIVVLPAFGIFSEIVATFSKKTIFGYKSMVFAMMVISVLSFFTWVHHFFTMGSSADVNSFFAITTMAIAIPTGVKVFNWLFTMFRGRISFQSPMLWTMGFIPCFLVGGATGVMLAVAPADFQYHNSYFLIAHFHQVLIGGVVFGYLAGIYYWWPKLFGFKLDEKRGRWAFWTWNIGFYVCFFPQYFLGLDGMTRRVYTYGWDRGWAALNFTSTIGAFMMGIGFLFQVWQIAYSVRKGERATGDAWGGNGRTLEWSIPSPPPVYNFAVVPQVKHADDWFHVKEDKAKGIERPKQQLEPIHMPKNSAIPFVMASFFFLVGFGFTFHWTWMIIVGALGVFGSLFARSFSYDVDYYIPVDEVIETERKLGRSY; encoded by the coding sequence ATGTTGGATTCGATAAAAGACTTTGCCGCCGATTTCTTCGTCACCGGCGATCCGCTCATCTATGGCGCGGATGTATCCATCGCTCTCGTCAGCATTGCCATCGTGTTCGTCCTGACCTACTTCAAGAAGTGGAAATGGCTCTGGCGCGAATGGCTGACGACGGTCGACCATAAGAAAATCGGCATCATGTACCTGATCGCCTCATTGCTCATGCTGTTCCGCGGCGGCGTCGACGCCTTGCTCATGCGGACGCAGCTGGCGCTCCCGAACGTGGAGTTCCTGCAGGCGGACCACTATAACGCCATCTTCACCACGCACGGCACGATCATGATCCTATTCATGGCGATGCCGATGATGTTCGCTCTCTTCAACATGGTCGTGCCTCTGCAGATCGGAGCCCGCGACGTCGCGTTCCCGTTCCTGAACGCGCTCAGCTTCTGGCTGTTCCTGATGGGAGCGATGCTGCTGAACGTATCGTTCGTCATCGGCGGCTCTCCCGATGCGGGCTGGCTCAGCTATCCGCCTCTGTCGGAGCTATCGGGCAGTCCCGGCGTCGGCCAGGACTTCTATATCTGGGGCATCCAGATTTCCGGTATCGGCTCCCTCGCCACCGGCATCAACTTTATCGTCACGATTCTGAAAATGCGCGCGCCAGGCATGAAGCTGATGAAAATGCCGCTGTTCTCCTGGTCGGTGCTTTCGGCGTGCATCACCATTCTGTTCGCCTTCCCGATCCTGACGATCACGCTGGCGCTGCTGTTCCTGGACCGCTATTTCGGGGCCCACTTCTTCACGCTTGACGGCGGCGGCATGTCGATGATGTATGTCAACCTGATCTGGATGTGGGGTCACCCCGAGGTGTATATCGTCGTGCTTCCCGCCTTCGGCATCTTCTCGGAGATCGTGGCCACCTTCTCGAAGAAGACGATATTCGGCTACAAGTCGATGGTCTTCGCGATGATGGTCATCAGCGTCCTGTCCTTCTTCACCTGGGTCCATCACTTCTTCACCATGGGCTCGAGCGCGGACGTCAACTCGTTCTTCGCGATCACAACGATGGCGATAGCCATCCCGACCGGGGTCAAGGTGTTCAACTGGCTCTTCACCATGTTCCGAGGGAGAATCAGCTTCCAGAGCCCGATGCTCTGGACGATGGGCTTCATTCCTTGCTTCCTGGTCGGGGGAGCGACGGGCGTCATGCTCGCCGTCGCACCGGCGGATTTCCAGTACCACAACAGCTACTTCCTGATCGCCCACTTCCACCAGGTGCTCATCGGCGGCGTCGTGTTCGGCTACCTCGCCGGCATCTACTACTGGTGGCCGAAGCTGTTCGGCTTCAAGCTCGACGAGAAGCGCGGACGCTGGGCGTTCTGGACCTGGAACATCGGCTTCTACGTCTGCTTCTTCCCGCAGTATTTCCTCGGCCTTGACGGCATGACGCGCCGCGTCTACACGTACGGCTGGGACCGCGGCTGGGCTGCGCTCAACTTCACGAGCACGATCGGCGCCTTCATGATGGGCATCGGCTTCCTGTTCCAGGTATGGCAGATTGCTTACAGCGTCCGCAAGGGCGAACGGGCGACCGGCGATGCGTGGGGCGGCAACGGCAGAACGCTGGAATGGTCGATTCCATCTCCGCCTCCGGTATACAACTTCGCGGTTGTGCCTCAGGTGAAGCATGCCGACGACTGGTTCCATGTCAAGGAAGACAAGGCGAAAGGAATCGAGCGTCCGAAGCAGCAGCTGGAGCCGATCCATATGCCGAAGAACTCCGCCATTCCATTCGTCATGGCAAGCTTCTTCTTCCTCGTGGGCTTCGGCTTCACGTTCCATTGGACCTGGATGATCATCGTCGGCGCGCTGGGCGTCTTCGGAAGCCTGTTCGCACGTTCCTTCAGCTACGATGTGGATTATTATATTCCGGTCGATGAAGTCATCGAGACGGAACGGAAATTAGGGAGGTCGTACTAA